One part of the Arabidopsis thaliana chromosome 1 sequence genome encodes these proteins:
- a CDS encoding Pectin lyase-like superfamily protein (Pectin lyase-like superfamily protein; FUNCTIONS IN: polygalacturonase activity; INVOLVED IN: carbohydrate metabolic process; LOCATED IN: endomembrane system; CONTAINS InterPro DOMAIN/s: Pectin lyase fold/virulence factor (InterPro:IPR011050), Pectin lyase fold (InterPro:IPR012334), Glycoside hydrolase, family 28 (InterPro:IPR000743), Parallel beta-helix repeat (InterPro:IPR006626); BEST Arabidopsis thaliana protein match is: Pectin lyase-like superfamily protein (TAIR:AT1G43100.1); Has 4057 Blast hits to 4037 proteins in 477 species: Archae - 6; Bacteria - 1181; Metazoa - 14; Fungi - 1258; Plants - 1474; Viruses - 2; Other Eukaryotes - 122 (source: NCBI BLink).) — protein sequence MVSIASTFKALCLSFLFIVVASRPTIRPKVFNVRRYGSRPDGKTDNANAFTSVWKHACTRISGSSKIYVPKGTFYLGGVEFVGPCKNPIEFVIDGTLLAPANPRDIKQDTWINFRYINNLSISGSGTLDGQGKYSWPLNDCHKNTNCPKLAMTMGFAFVNNSRIKDITSLNSKMGHFNFFSVHRFNITGVTITAPGDSPNTDGIKMGSCSNIHISNTNIGTGDDCIAILSGTTNLDISNVKCGPGHGISVGSLGKNKDEKDVKHLTVRDTVFNGTSDGIRIKTWESSASKLVVSNFIYENIQMIDVGKPINIDQKYCPHPPCEHEKKGKSHVQIQDIKLKNIYGTSNNIVAVNLQCSKSFPCKNVELIDINLKHTGLEKGHSTAMCENVDGSVRGKNGSSTLSRLTQWSIEKITFWVIHDIFSYILLPNFCIYFMFYVLVYMIS from the exons atGGTCTCCATCGCTTCTACGTTTAAAGCTTTGTGTTTGTCTTTCTTGTTCATTGTTGTTGCAAGTCGTCCGACTATCAGACCAAAGGTTTTCAACGTCCGACGCTATGGTTCTAGACCAGACGGAAAAACTGATAATGCCAAT gcATTCACAAGTGTATGGAAACATGCATGCACAAGGATAAGTGGAAGTAGTAAAATCTACGTACCGAAAGGAACATTCTACCTCGGTGGTGTAGAGTTTGTGGGTCCATGCAAAAATCCTATTGAATTTGTCATCGATGGAACTTTATTGGCTCCTGCAAACCCTAGGGACATTAAGCAGGACACATGGATCAACTTCCGGTACATCAacaatctctctatctccGGTTCCGGTACACTTGACGGCCAAGGAAAATACTCTTGGCCACTCAATGACTGCCACAAAAACACCAATTGTCCTAAACTAGCTATG ACTATGGGATTTGCATTCGTGAACAACTCAAGAATCAAAGACATAACATCACTCAACAGCAAAATGGGACACTTTAACTTCTTCTCTGTCCATCGCTTCAACATTACCGGCGTCACTATAACAGCTCCCGGTGATAGCCCAAATACTGACGGTATCAAAATGGGTTCTTGTAGCAACATTCACATCTCAAACACAAACATCGGTACCGGAGATGATTGTATTGCCATTCTCTCTGGGACCACTAACCTTGATATCTCTAACGTCAAGTGTGGTCCTGGACATGGGATCAGTGTTGGAAGCTTAGGGAAGAACAAAGACGAGAAAGACGTAAAGCACTTAACGGTAAGAGACACAGTTTTCAACGGCACAAGCGATGGTATTCGGATCAAGACTTGGGAATCTTCGGCTTCAAAACTCGTAGTTTCTAACTTCATATACGAGAATATTCAGATGATTGACGTTGGAAAACCGATCAACATTGATCAGAAGTATTGCCCTCACCCACCTTGTGAACATGAAAAAAAG GGTAAGTCTCACGTTCAGATCCAAGACATTaagttaaaaaacatatatggaACGTCGAATAACATAGTGGCAGTGAATCTACAATGTAGCAAGAGCTTTCCGTGCAAGAATGTTGAACTAATTGATATTAACCTAAAGCATACTGGACTCGAGAAAGGTCATTCCACAGCGATGTGCGAGAATGTTGACGGTTCTGTACGTGGTAAGAATGGTTCCTCAACATTGTCTAGATTGACTCAATGGTCCATCGAAAAAATAACCTTTTGGGTTATACAtgatatttttagttacataTTATTGcctaatttttgtatatattttatgttttatgttcttgTTTATATGATATCATGA
- the LCV2 gene encoding uncharacterized protein (like COV 2) yields MVNFVLACYGVLQSWVSKKFMTGFVVLFPVAVTFLITWWFIQFVDGFFSPIYENLGVDIFGLGFITSVLFTFFVGIFASSWLGSTVFWLGEQFIRRMPFVKHIYSASKQISTAISPDQNTTAFKEVAIIRHPRIGEYAFGFITSSVTLQTDHGEEELCSVYVPTNHLYIGDVFLVSSEEIIRPNLSIREGIEIIVSVGMTMPQVISHVDRTTNRTPHQHSLRVPLNRL; encoded by the exons ATGGTAAATTTTGTGCTG GCTTGTTATGGGGTTCTACAGAGTTGGGTGTCTAAGAAGTTTATGACTGGATT TGTCGTACTCTTTCCTGTAGCTGTTACATTCCTCATCACTTGGTGGTTTATCCAGTTCGTTGATGGTTTCTTCAGTCCGATATACGAGAACCTTGGTGTTGACATATTTG GACTTGGGTTCATTACATCTGTacttttcactttctttgtcGGAATATTTGCTTCGTCGTGGTTGGGTTCTACAGTTTTCTGGCTTGGGGAGCAGTTTATAAGGCGAATGCCCTTTGTCAAGCACATATATTcagcttctaagcaaattaGCACTGCTATTTCTCCAG ACCAAAACACTACTGCCTTTAAAGAGGTAGCAATCATCCGTCACCCTCGTATTGGTGAATACGCATTTGGATTTATTACATCATCGGTGACACTTCAG ACTGAccatggagaagaagagttatgTAGTGTGTATGTACCAACGAATCATCTGTACATAGGAGATGTGTTTCTGGTGAGTAGCGAAGAAATCATAAGGCCAAATTTATCGATCCGAGAAGGAATAG AGATCATAGTATCGGTGGGGATGACAATGCCGCAAGTTATATCTCATGTGGACAGGACAACAAACAGAACTCCTCACCAACACAGTCTCAGGGTTCCTCTCAACAGACTTTAG
- a CDS encoding Pectin lyase-like superfamily protein (Pectin lyase-like superfamily protein; FUNCTIONS IN: polygalacturonase activity; INVOLVED IN: carbohydrate metabolic process; LOCATED IN: endomembrane system; CONTAINS InterPro DOMAIN/s: Pectin lyase fold/virulence factor (InterPro:IPR011050), Pectin lyase fold (InterPro:IPR012334), Glycoside hydrolase, family 28 (InterPro:IPR000743), Parallel beta-helix repeat (InterPro:IPR006626); BEST Arabidopsis thaliana protein match is: Pectin lyase-like superfamily protein (TAIR:AT1G43090.1); Has 4056 Blast hits to 4036 proteins in 477 species: Archae - 6; Bacteria - 1180; Metazoa - 14; Fungi - 1255; Plants - 1476; Viruses - 2; Other Eukaryotes - 123 (source: NCBI BLink).): MVSIASTFKALCLSFLFIAVASRPTIRPKVFNVRRYGSRPDGKTDNANAFTSVWKRACTRISGSSKIYVPKGKFYLGGVEFVGPYKNPIEFVIDGTLLAPANPRDIKQDTWINFRYINNLSISGSGTLDGQGKYSWPLNDCHKNTNCPELAMTMGFAFVNNSRIKDITSLNSKMGHFNFFSVHRFNITGVTITAPGDSPNTDGIKMGSCSNIHISNTNIGTGDDCIAILSGTTNLDISNVKCGPGHGISVGSLGKNKDEKDVKHLTVRDTVFNGTSDGIRIKTWESSASKLVVSNFIYENIQMIDVGKPINIDQKYCPHPPCEHEKKGKSHVQIQDIKLKNIYGTSNNIVAVNLQCSKSFPCKNVELIDINLKHTGLEKGHSTAMCENVDGSVRGKNGSSTLSRLTQWSIEKITFWVIHDIFSYILLPNFCIYFMFYVLVYMIS, from the exons atGGTCTCCATCGCTTCTACGTTTAAAGCTTTGTGTTTGTCTTTCTTGTTCATTGCTGTTGCAAGTCGTCCGACTATCAGACCAAAGGTTTTCAACGTCCGACGCTATGGTTCTAGACCAGACGGAAAAACTGATAATGCCAAT GCATTCACAAGTGTATGGAAACGTGCATGCACAAGGATAAGTGGAAGTAGTAAAATCTACGTACCGAAAGGAAAATTCTACCTCGGTGGTGTAGAGTTTGTAGGTCCATACAAAAATCCTATTGAATTTGTCATCGATGGAACTTTATTGGCTCCTGCAAACCCTAGGGACATTAAGCAGGACACATGGATCAACTTCCGGTACATCAacaatctctctatctccGGTTCCGGTACACTTGACGGCCAAGGAAAATACTCTTGGCCACTCAATGACTGCCACAAAAACACCAATTGTCCTGAACTAGCTATG ACTATGGGATTTGCATTCGTGAACAACTCAAGAATCAAAGACATAACATCACTCAACAGCAAAATGGGACACTTTAACTTCTTCTCTGTCCATCGCTTCAACATTACCGGCGTCACTATAACAGCTCCCGGTGATAGCCCAAATACTGACGGTATCAAAATGGGTTCTTGTAGCAACATTCACATCTCAAACACAAACATCGGTACCGGAGATGATTGTATTGCCATTCTCTCTGGGACCACTAACCTTGATATCTCTAACGTCAAGTGTGGTCCTGGACATGGGATCAGTGTTGGAAGCTTAGGGAAGAACAAAGACGAGAAAGACGTAAAGCACTTAACGGTAAGAGACACAGTTTTCAACGGCACAAGCGATGGTATTCGGATCAAGACTTGGGAATCTTCGGCTTCAAAACTCGTAGTTTCTAACTTCATATACGAGAATATTCAGATGATTGACGTTGGAAAACCGATCAACATTGATCAGAAGTATTGCCCTCACCCACCTTGTGAACATGAAAAAAAG GGTAAGTCTCACGTTCAGATCCAAGACATTaagttaaaaaacatatatggaACGTCGAATAACATAGTGGCAGTGAATCTACAATGTAGCAAGAGCTTTCCGTGCAAGAATGTTGAACTAATTGATATTAACCTAAAGCATACTGGACTCGAGAAAGGTCATTCCACAGCGATGTGCGAGAATGTTGACGGTTCTGTACGTGGTAAGAATGGTTCCTCAACATTGTCTAGATTGACTCAATGGTCCATCGAAAAAATAACCTTTTGGGTTATACAtgatatttttagttacataTTATTGcctaatttttgtatatattttatgttttatgttcttgTTTATATGATATCATGA
- the LCV2 gene encoding uncharacterized protein (like COV 2 (LCV2); CONTAINS InterPro DOMAIN/s: Protein of unknown function DUF502 (InterPro:IPR007462); BEST Arabidopsis thaliana protein match is: Protein of unknown function (DUF502) (TAIR:AT2G20120.1); Has 2432 Blast hits to 2432 proteins in 576 species: Archae - 20; Bacteria - 1089; Metazoa - 1; Fungi - 0; Plants - 154; Viruses - 0; Other Eukaryotes - 1168 (source: NCBI BLink).), whose product MAEGKEATTSSLSQGLTPHQDPDDAPKSPPNSPNSSTRKACYGVLQSWVSKKFMTGFVVLFPVAVTFLITWWFIQFVDGFFSPIYENLGVDIFGLGFITSVLFTFFVGIFASSWLGSTVFWLGEQFIRRMPFVKHIYSASKQISTAISPDQNTTAFKEVAIIRHPRIGEYAFGFITSSVTLQTDHGEEELCSVYVPTNHLYIGDVFLVSSEEIIRPNLSIREGIEIIVSVGMTMPQVISHVDRTTNRTPHQHSLRVPLNRL is encoded by the exons ATGGCGGAAGGAAAAGAAGCTACGACGAGTTCGCTGAGTCAAGGACTCACTCCTCACCAAGACCCCGACGATGCTCCCAAGTCTCCTCCCAACTCTCCAAATTCTTCTACTCGCAAG GCTTGTTATGGGGTTCTACAGAGTTGGGTGTCTAAGAAGTTTATGACTGGATT TGTCGTACTCTTTCCTGTAGCTGTTACATTCCTCATCACTTGGTGGTTTATCCAGTTCGTTGATGGTTTCTTCAGTCCGATATACGAGAACCTTGGTGTTGACATATTTG GACTTGGGTTCATTACATCTGTacttttcactttctttgtcGGAATATTTGCTTCGTCGTGGTTGGGTTCTACAGTTTTCTGGCTTGGGGAGCAGTTTATAAGGCGAATGCCCTTTGTCAAGCACATATATTcagcttctaagcaaattaGCACTGCTATTTCTCCAG ACCAAAACACTACTGCCTTTAAAGAGGTAGCAATCATCCGTCACCCTCGTATTGGTGAATACGCATTTGGATTTATTACATCATCGGTGACACTTCAG ACTGAccatggagaagaagagttatgTAGTGTGTATGTACCAACGAATCATCTGTACATAGGAGATGTGTTTCTGGTGAGTAGCGAAGAAATCATAAGGCCAAATTTATCGATCCGAGAAGGAATAG AGATCATAGTATCGGTGGGGATGACAATGCCGCAAGTTATATCTCATGTGGACAGGACAACAAACAGAACTCCTCACCAACACAGTCTCAGGGTTCCTCTCAACAGACTTTAG